Proteins co-encoded in one Cercospora beticola chromosome 7, complete sequence genomic window:
- a CDS encoding uncharacterized protein (antiSMASH:Cluster_5) — translation MGNVCSFDSPDLVKAVLVGAAGAAVPVIPTFAIAAANAAFLSVTGSFTYDSGSFQPSGSPCLIPTAISTVVDGTVQATTLAVTPYISGPAGRTNCALLTPTAVDDIPGSSTYTVLSCPSVILSALPTGQHVLGFDFDAGDPEFAMNTFMIGLPPQTTTLDPEPGTTVTKSEIVATVTTTTTLEPVPATTTTITIPTATTTLTSTEKIQTIKTTTKTVYTKTITATTVIVGRPYGTSTSTKYTGTATKKTTSTVTSTTTVCKNSYNKRGIVAARDGGNPDFTYPPEPTTSTVTPPADPDFTRFETKYVTATETSTETPPARGTSTVTSYVELTETTTIKTTELSTTTSTLKTGKTVTTTSTSRKKGECTTLYLKKTVYVTVTKTAKATVTRKNCKPKGY, via the exons ATGGGAAACGTTTGCAGTTTCGATTCGCCGGACCTGGTGAAAGCGGTCCTTGTTGGTGCGGCGGGAGCAGCAGTTCCTGTCATTCCAACattcgccattgctgcggCAAATGCAGCTTTCCTTTCAGTCACAGGCAGCTTCACTTATGATAGTGGTA GCTTCCAGCCTTCCGGCAGCCCATGTTTGATTCCAACGGCGATAAGTACTGTTGTCGATGGAACAGTGCAGGCGACAACTCTCGCCGTCACTCCCTACATCAGTGGACCAGCTGGACGGACAAACTGCGCACTCTTGACACCAACAGCTGTCGATGATATTCCTGGCTCATCGACATACACTGTCCTATCCTGCCCAAGTGTGATTTTAAGTGCGCTTCCCACAGGCCAGCACGTCCTGGGATTCGATTTCGATGCTGGGGATCCCGAGTTCGCCATGAATACCTTCATGATTGGCCTGCCTCCGCAGACCACCACTCTGGACCCGGAGCCAGGCACGACTGTGACTAAGTCCGAGATTGTCGCTACAGTGACGACCACAACGACTTTGGAGCCT GTGCCCgcaaccacaaccaccatCACAATACCGACCGCAACGACAACATTGACTAGCACCGAAAAGATTCAAACGATCAAAACCACCACCAAGACAGTCTACACCAAGACGATCACTGCCACGACCGTGATCGTGGGCCGCCCGTACGgcacttcgacttcgaccaaATATACTGGCACCGCCACGAAGAAAACGACTAGCACAGTCACTAGCACCACAACCGTCTGCAAGAACTCGTACAACAAGAGAGGAATCGTTGCTGCCCGTGACGGCGGTAATCCAGATTTCACATATCCTCCCGAACCGACGACTTCCACTGTCACTCCTCCAGCCGATCCTGATTTTACAAGATTCGAGACTAAATACGTTACTGCCACCGAGACCAGCACTGAAACTCCTCCTGCACGCGGTACAAGCACCGTGACCTCGTACGTTGAACTGACGGAGACAACGACGATCAAGACTACCGAGCTTTCGACAACGACTTCGACTCTGAAGACTGGCAAGACGGTGACAACAACGAGCACAAGCCGCAAGAAGGGCGAATGCACTACCCTCTATCTCAAGAAAACTGTTTACGTCACTGTAACGAAGACCGCAAAGGCTACGGTCACTCGCAAGAATTGCAAGCCCAAGGGATATTGA
- a CDS encoding uncharacterized protein (antiSMASH:Cluster_5): MLSKITLASALALAGSAAAQTVHEVRVVEGQLAFEPTSISDVAEGDSIRVAFDPSIPHNAISGSWDSPCQYNSDANVDSGVLTASDGVFVFQVNSTDPAVYYCSVGSHCQAGMAFVINPSGENTIESYVSGAEGTSSGQPTGDAPSGGVVQAADAPVGGGESGDDNSSSAEPTMSETSSASMPASTEPSATESMASTTELMSPATQTPGSDASGLKSGFAMAGALVAGAAAFAL; this comes from the exons ATGTTGTCCAAGATTACCCTGGCATCTGCATTGGCCCTTGCTGGCTCTGCTGCCGCACAGACCGTACACGAAGTTCGTGTTGTTGAGGGACAATTGGCATTCGAGCCTACTTCCATCTCAGACGTGGCAGAGGGTGACAGCATTCGAGTGGCATTCGACCCAAGCATTCCACACAATGCTATTTCCGGATCATGGGACAGCCCTTGCCAGTACAACAGCGACGCGAATGTCGACTCTGGCGTTCTCACTGCCAGCGATGGCGTTTTTGTTTTCCAAGTGAACTCCACCGATCCTGCAGTGTACTACTGCTCAGTCGGCTCTCATTGCCAGGCTGGCATGGCTTTTGTCATCAACCCAAG CGGAGAAAACACTATCGAGAGCTACGTCTCAGGTGCTGAAGGTACCTCCTCTGGCCAGCCCACTGGAGATGCTCCTTCCGGGGGAGTCGTCCAGGCTGCCGACGCACCAGTAGGCGGCGGTGAGAGCGGCGACGACAACAGCTCAAGCGCAGAGCCAACCATGTCCGAGACTAGCAGCGCTTCGATGCCTGCCAGCACCGAGCCCTCTGCGACTGAGAGCATGGCTTCAACAACAGAGTTGATGTCCCCAGCTACCCAGACACCTGGTAGCGATGCCTCTGGCCTCAAATCAGGTTTCGCTATGGCTGGCGCCCTCGTTGCAGGTGCCGCAGCTTTCGCTTTGTAG
- the FUR1 gene encoding Uracil phosphoribosyltransferase, synthesizes UMP from uracil (antiSMASH:Cluster_5), translating to MASSGTASPIIRGPSQQLGPTYRAAEQKPTATVSTVPKINSLHILPQTPQLIALLTMLRDVNTGRADFIFHSNRISRLLVEEALNHLPVLPHAVTTPVQDRTYDGVKFEGKICGVSIMRAGEAMEQALRECCRSVRIGKILIQRDEETSKPRLFYDKLPEDIKDRWVLLLDPMLATGGSALMAVDVLLSKGVPEERILFLNLIASPEGAKNFADKYPKLRVVTAFVDQGLNEKNYIVPGLGDFGDRFYTL from the exons ATGGCTTCCTCCGGCACTGCGTCTCCAATAATCAGAGGCCCAAGCCAACAGCTTGGCCCGACGTACAGAGCTGCAGAGCAGAAGCCAACGGCGACGGTTTCGACAGTGCCAAAGATCAACAGTCTGCATATTTTGCCTCAGACGCCGCAACTTATTGCACTTCTCAC GATGCTCCGAGACGTCAACACAGGGCGTGCAGACTTCATCTTCCACTCGAACAGGATTAGTCGACTATtggtcgaagaagctctCAATCATTTGCCAGTCCTGCCCCACGCTGTCACGACTCCAGTGCAAGACCGCACATATGATGGTGTCAAATTCGAGGGTAAAATCTGTGGTGTTTCGATCATGCGCGCAGGCGAAGCCATGGAGCAAGCGCTTCGCGAATGCTGTAGATCCGTCCGCATCGGAAAGATTCTTATTCAGCGTGACGAGGAGACTTCCAAGCCCCGCTTGTTCTACGACAAGCTGCCAGAGGACATCAAGGATCGATGGgtcctccttcttgatcCAATGCTGGCCACCGGAGGCAGTGCGCTGATGGCTGTCGATGTCTTGCTGAGCAAAGGTGTACCTGAGGAGAggatcctcttcctcaaccTCATCGCCAGCCCGGAAGGTGCCAAGAATTTTGCGGACAAGTACCCGAAGCTCAGGGTTGTCACTGCTTTCGTTGATCAAGGGTTGAATGAGAAGAA CTACATTGTGCCAGGTCTCGGTGACTTCGGTGACAGGTTCTACACTCTGTAG
- a CDS encoding uncharacterized protein (antiSMASH:Cluster_5), producing the protein MATASTITHARRRKQTTYGKASRNANAWNVSGFDDDADELASVANVVSHPKVVIQRIQSPVKSPPTERPRATVKETYRVEKQERDRGRLPALAKTRKNKRDGWDVPSSDEEVGNSFTRHSPPKRTAKPRVVNIVEEREAPLAPWEKKKAVTADTSKSAAPSQKTKLSEAPPQDAYHSPPQESAVELQNDSLQSAGLPSPQKLVSPGSGSAIERLKARRANQKRTDQSSTDSNPKPPKRIKSQDVPEPEDQEMQDILKCEVPARSKDRSTRDGCDIYAFPQSSADDTILPKPKTAPRKQIQQSNRRGKLTSLARASPRTMTSAPARLTEMLLHDTDTTEDSSRSPTDSLSRPSTPQKPAGSDPLAKKTTKTPKQDQMWKDLLSDEAPSSSPSVLPMQQLTLQSTRRTAPSRPAAPRLLAKSSSDVGPPRQRTRLVDQLRASAPGSETEDSSSDEDESDDDDDDDDMDTSSDGHRHDNLANSQSQSQSQTTVALDSGPKITYSRMRSYLPEDSFEDGLMLSLPERSTPVISRKSQKSNSASQQSTFDFPDSDDDDDGGRLRTVHELRAAGGNQRFMDETSGMLDDIAVHDNSARGRRRSALIELTKKLMGSKAFVEKFFRQGFEQKLLAELKGPSDDIANFVLAVASAALLRDDSPDHVAQSCKENDALIWLTKLLENDTDAKKLVKDRKYNMSKSAQTLFVDFVDKLSIHDTFWDELKPVLITPRIVALKALDSLVGKLRRSGDRSELAGRHELSAILFSQHELTAVRRDEAPAGVNLSVSALERLASLGAPVALPTEVLQRLGELLVMPVLGSESLKHLRFLALRLCLSLTHDNIRGCKQLAKFPLVRCLFSAIGNGFRNLESQVQAIDLDLLVLEMGVMVNMTEHAEAARQSAAASDTQPLLIELVHAFTIGQKRLSEAETEEETAANVAYGYLAVVLAILCRNRDAKSIIADNLPRKNLDNLIEAVDEFIEHHRRVDKLTFGGEEGGDVWSAFTEKLKGVLDRLEAAAQQH; encoded by the coding sequence ATGGCAACAGCCTCGACGATCACCCACGCGCGCCGGCGCAAACAAACCACCTACGGCAAGGCATCTCGCAATGCGAACGCGTGGAACGTCAGTGGTTtcgacgacgatgcagaCGAATTGGCTTCCGTCGCGAATGTTGTTTCTCATCCAAAGGTCGTCATTCAACGCATCCAGTCGCCAGTCAAGTCTCCTCCGACCGAACGCCCGCGAGCTACAGTGAAGGAGACCTACCGTGTTGAGAAGCAGGAGCGTGATAGAGGTCGTTTGCCAGCGCTAGCAAAGACGCGCAAGAATAAGCGGGATGGTTGGGATGTGCCGTCCTCGGACGAGGAAGTGGGCAACAGCTTCACGCGTCACTCTCCGCCAAAGAGAACGGCAAAGCCGCGGGTCGTCAACATTGTGGAGGAGCGAGAGGCTCCATTAGCCCCGtgggaaaagaagaaagctgTCACCGCGGATACGTCAAAGAGTGCCGCTCCCAGCCAGAAGACGAAGCTTTCAGAGGCTCCGCCTCAGGATGCTTATCACAGTCCACCACAAGAGAGTGCGGTTGAGCTTCAGAACGATTCGTTGCAGAGTGCCGGACTCCCATCGCCACAAAAGCTTGTCAGTCCTGGAAGCGGAAGTGCTATTGAGAGGTTGAAGGCGAGACGCGCGAATCAGAAGCGGACGGATCAGAGCAGTACCGATTCGAATCCAAAGCCACCGAAACGCATCAAGTCCCAAGACGTTCCGGAACCTGAAGATCAGGAAATGCAAGACATCCTAAAGTGCGAGGTGCCGGCGCGTTCCAAGGACCGTTCTACGAGAGATGGATGCGACATCTATGCGTTTCCTCAGTCAAGCGCAGATGATACTATCCTACCTAAGCCGAAGACAGCACCACGAAAGCAGATTCAGCAGTCAAATCGACGTGGGAAGCTCACGTCGTTGGCACGTGCGTCACCGCGTACGATGACCTCCGCTCCTGCGCGGCTGACCGAAATGCTTCTACACGATACGGATACAACTGAAGACAGCAGCCGGTCGCCTACCGATTCGCTGAGTCGGCCATCAACACCCCAGAAACCCGCTGGATCAGATCCATTGGCCAAGAAAACCACAAAGACCCCAAAGCAAGATCAGATGTGGAAGGATCTGCTGTCCGACGAGGCCCCCTCAAGTTCTCCAAGCGTGCTTCCCATGCAACAACTCACACTGCAGAGCACGCGGCGTACTGCCCCTTCAAGACCAGCTGCTCCTCGATTGTTGGCCAAATCTAGCTCTGACGTtggtcctcctcgtcaacgCACGAGGCTCGTTGACCAGTTGAGAGCATCGGCACCAGGTTCAGAGACGGAGGACTCCAGtagtgatgaggatgagtcggatgatgatgatgatgatgatgatatgGATACGAGCAGCGACGGACACAGACACGACAACCTTGCAAACAGCCAATCGCAAAGTCAAAGCCAGACGACTGTGGCACTCGACAGTGGACCTAAGATCACGTATTCCCGCATGCGATCATATCTTCCGGAGGATAGCTTTGAGGACGGTTTGATGTTGAGTTTACCCGAACGATCGACGCCGGTCATTTCTAGAAAGAGTCAGAAATCCAATTCGGCTTCACAGCAGTCCACGTTCGACTTCCCAGAtagcgatgacgatgacgatggtGGAAGGCTTCGCACTGTACATGAACTACGAGCGGCTGGCGGCAACCAGCGATTCATGGACGAGACTTCTGGCATGCTGGATGACATCGCAGTTCATGACAACTCTGCGCGGGGTCGTCGACGAAGCGCGCTGATTGAGCTAACCAAAAAGCTGATGGGCAGCAAGGCATTTGTGGAGAAGTTCTTTAGACAAGGCttcgagcagaagctgttgGCAGAGTTGAAAGGCCCATCAGATGATATTGCCAACTTCGTGCTTGCTGTGGcttctgctgcgctgctccgAGACGATTCTCCGGATCATGTTGCCCAGTCCTGCAAAGAGAACGATGCCCTGATATGGCTGACGAAACTTCTGGAGAATGATACCGATGCGAAGAAACTCGTGAAGGATCGAAAGTACAACATGTCGAAGTCTGCGCAGACGCTTTTCGTTGATTTCGTGGACAAGCTCAGCATACACGATACTTTCTGGGACGAGCTGAAGCCTGTGCTGATCACGCCTCGCATTGTTGCACTGAAAGCGTTGGACAGTCTGGTCGGCAAGTTGCGACGCTCTGGCGACCGCTCGGAACTCGCAGGACGTCATGAACTGTCCGCGATCCTGTTCTCACAGCATGAGCTGACGGCAGTCCGCCGCGACGAGGCTCCAGCGGGCGTCAATCTTTCGGTATCTGCTCTGGAGCGGCTGGCGTCACTGGGTGCGCCTGTTGCATTGCCCACGGAGGTCTTGCAGCGTCTTGGTGAGCTGCTCGTCATGCCGGTTTTGGGGAGCGAAAGCCTCAAACACCTGCGTTTCCTGGCTCTGCGCTTGTGCCTCAGTCTCACACATGATAATATCAGGGGCTGTAAGCAATTGGCGAAATTCCCACTTGTCCGCTGCCTGTTCAGCGCCATCGGCAATGGCTTTCGGAACCTTGAATCGCAAGTGCAAGCTATCGATCTGGATCTGCTCGTCCTCGAAATGGGCGTCATGGTCAACATGACCGAGCAcgccgaagctgctcgacaaAGTGCCGCAGCTTCGGATACTCAGCCACTCCTCATCGAATTGGTGCATGCTTTCACCATTGGACAGAAGAGGCTGTCTGAGGCCGAGACGGAAGAAGAGACTGCAGCAAACGTAGCATACGGATACCTGGCCGTCGTTCTTGCCATCCTCTGCCGCAATCGTGATGCCAAGTCGATCATCGCCGACAATTTGCCACGCAAGAACCTCGACAACCTCATTGAAGCTGTCGACGAGTTCATTGAGCATCACCGCAGAGTCGACAAATTGACAttcggcggcgaagaaggtggCGATGTGTGGAGTGCTTTTACCGAAAAGTTGAAAGGCGTGCTGGACCGTCTAGAAGCCGCGGCGCAACAGCACTGA
- a CDS encoding uncharacterized protein (antiSMASH:Cluster_5), producing MPHTNQPVTRPNLAMSPLNLYNTHIGRSGHDQIYKTAIQDAVIRTCEAPISAGKETTALLDLQVELAAAELAGIAIGRLAAGTRSSTVGQEVFEDTLRLAQAANRRGSTWFIAKDVK from the coding sequence ATGCCTCACACCAACCAACCTGTCACACGACCGAATCTCGCCATGTCCCCTTTGAATCTCTACAACACCCATATTGGCAGATCTGGCCACGACCAAATCTACAAGACTGCAATTCAAGACGCCGTCATTCGAACCTGCGAAGCCCCAATCTCTGCTGGAAAAGAAACTACGGCTCTCCTCGATCTTCAAGTAGAACTGGCGGCAGCCGAGCTGGCTGGTATTGCAATTGGAAGACTGGCAGCAGGTACTAGATCGAGTACTGTCGGACAGGAAGTATTCGAGGATACGTTGCGTTTGGCTCAGGCGGCGAATCGGAGAGGTAGTACGTGGTTTATAGCGAAGGATGTGAAATAA
- a CDS encoding uncharacterized protein (antiSMASH:Cluster_5): protein MTDQLKQAHANVQEKASNATEGTPVNGIQKKAEAGTDKVLSTVDGLASKIFAKGKSVIDGIFPPEKRAAFIARLQDFMLRNPKLSAFLGMNLALTGIPLGLFVLFSLSVFIFALVVALIVGLLAAVLFTVAMVGIALFFVLPTVMFTTGAACFLFLWGLGGYYILKWANGDSKGEPKQAPAGEAIGDKLDRLTGGRLSGFMDSARSQNAKKDIFGYNDQHTKPAAPSKAQKGQDLQKQITEATTTATEANDTVSNAATPVAYAKGGLKGSTGLGI, encoded by the exons ATGACCGACCAACTCAAGCAAGCTCACGCCAATGTTCAAGAGAAGGCTTCAAATGCTACAGAAGGCACGCCTGTCAATGGCATTCAGaagaaagcagaagcaggaaCGGACAAGGTTCTGAGCACGGTAGATGGCCTGGCGAGCAAGATATTCGCAAAAGGCAAGAGTGTAATAGATGGCATATTCCCACCTGAAAAGCGTGCGGCTTTCATCGCTAGGCTGCAGGACTTCATGCTCCGCAATCCCAAGTTGTCG GCTTTCCTTGGCATGAACCTCGCCCTGACTGGCATACCCTTGGGTCTGTTCGTCCTTTTCAGCTTGTCGGTGTTCATCTTCGCTCTGGTAGTGGCTCTCATCGTCGGCCTGCTCGCGGCAGTCCTTTTCACAGTGGCCATGGTCGGCATCGCATTGTTCTTCGTGCTGCCCACAGTGATGTTCACCACCGGAGCCGCATGTTTCCTATTCCTGTGGGGTCTAGGAGGCTACTACATCCTCAAATGGGCCAATGGGGATAGCAAAGGCGAACCGAAACAGGCACCTGCTGGAGAAGCGATTGGGGATAAACTCGACAGGCTTACTGGCGGACGATTAAGTGGTTTCATGGACAGCGCGCGATCGCAAAATGCAAAGAAGGATATTTTCGGCTACAACGATCAGCACACCAAGCCTGCCGCCCCTTCGAAAGCTCAGAAGGGCCAGGATCTGCAAAAGCAGATCACGGAAGCTACTACCACAGCCACAGAGGCGAACGACACAGTATCCAACGCAGCGACGCCAGTCGCCTATGCGAAAGGCGGGCTGAAAGGCTCTACTGGTCTGGGTATCTAG
- a CDS encoding uncharacterized protein (antiSMASH:Cluster_5~BUSCO:EOG09262BVA): MGEKSEKKRKRQSNGVETPNKKVARDGSIKVIHAEEDSGLHPVLLSTSGVNAPKVPFKAYSKPRKSSKKAGKSSIKPSTHDLLLQSSQHPRLDYTAVPSPIDDQLSHYVAIYDPTKQTLQLAPAHHLHLRSTLRAEAREVEERKNKTMGQQREALGQEFGTKKAKKAIASKSTNALTGDTSKSNDVQNAILETVGETTAGLASKLTAQEQDEAALRAKPIPWPNLTAENAEKVYSFDTLIPPNDARLVKTADWKAAADDDTKIGFKHQFPVSRFGFLAKQEGDSLRFKALKYLTLLLEFRDSLSAAGRAGKKVPKKEILQKKLPPNRWPSELVDSVRRRFANDSGQELGKWQQDRLATHICALAMFVDNWVCDIWHLKDDLKTDMKELTSYFNELGAKVKKPSEAERVRMGMTKAQAAATRIARLVVPLEFPKVRQGKRR; the protein is encoded by the exons ATGGGAGAGAAATcagaaaagaagagaaagcgtCAGAGCAACGGAGTCGAAACACCTAACAAAAAGGTGGCACGCGATGGCAGCATCAAGGTCATACATGCGGAAGAAGACAGCGGCCTACACCCAGTTCTGTTGAGCACTTCTGGCGTGAATGCACCCAAAGTACCCTTCAAGGCCTACTCGAAGCCCCGGAAgagctcgaagaaggcgggGAAGAGCTCCATCAAGCCATCGACCCACGATCTGCTCCTCCAATCCTCACAGCATCCACGATTAGACTACACCGCAGTGCCGAGTCCCATAGACGACCAACTCAGCCATTATGTCGCCATCTACGACCCCACGAAGCAAACTTTGCAGCTAGCTCCAGCTCATCACCTTCATCTCCGAAGCACGTTGAGGGCGGAAGCgagggaggtggaggagcgcAAGAACAAGACGATGGGCCAGCAGAGAGAGGCACTCGGACAGGAGTTTggcacgaagaaggcgaagaaagctATCGCTAGCAAGAGCACGAACGCGCTTACGGGTGATACGAGCAAATCAAATGATGTGCAAAATGCCATCTTGGAGACTGTGGGAG AAACGACTGCTGGACTTGCCTCGAAACTTACCGCGCAAGAACAAGACGAGGCTGCTCTACGAGCGAAACCAATCCCATGGCCAAACCTCACAGCAGAGAATGCCGAAAAGGTCTACTCATTCGACACCCTCATACCTCCAAACGATGCTCGACTCGTCAAGACGGCAGACTGGAAAGCAGCGGCAGATGATGACACCAAGATTGGCTTCAAACATCAATTCCCAGTATCACGATTCGGCTTCCTGGCAAAGCAAGAAGGCGATTCGCTACGGTTCAAGGCACTGAAATACCTCACACTTTTGCTCGAATTCCGAGATTCGTTGTCTGCGGCTGGAAGAGCTGGGAAGAAGGTGCCAAAGAAAGAAATACTGCAGAAGAAACTGCCACCGAACAGGTGGCCATCTGAGCTCGTGGACAGCGTCCGCAGGCGATTTGCGAACGACTCAGGGCAGGAGCTTGGTAAATGGCAACAGGATAGGCTTGCCACTCACATCTGCGCGCTCGCCATGTTTGTGGACAACTGGGTCTGCGATATCTGGCACTTGAAGGACGATCTCAAGACCGATATGAAGGAGCTGACGTCTTATTTCAATGAGCTAGGAGCGAAAGTCAAGAAGCCGAGCGAGGCAGAACGAGTGAGGATGGGCATGACCAAAGCGCAAGCGGCCGCAACTAGAATTGCCAGACTCGTGGTACCGCTGGAATTCCCAAAGGTCAGGCAAGGCAAGAGGCGGTAG
- a CDS encoding uncharacterized protein (antiSMASH:Cluster_5), translating to MAASGGHVLHQQKSSVETRIKTLVNNDLKEICRAYNYQVSGQKSALQKRCTEILDTIVRDGDVAAFRDLNYRVNNHGKAPPPQLQQHYTQNSTTTNGYGSFQSASSTMARNPPVPPLNGTHRASATRMWFKTSPFYEDHENVYPLQDLPEMPQNRHTVRGTISLSADQSARMKSDPSLKLLLYCGKGANLYSEVHVEFPRELEVKINSDDVKANFKGLKNKPGTTKPADITDKIRKNPGYQNQLSITYALTKERFHIGVYLVRYVSSATLTQRIKEGRHGGGIISKEQAIREITKANDDEDIVLSSEVMSLKDPVSTMRISMPVRSTVCSHRQCFDGSMFLQMQEQAPQWLCPTCNKSISYMSLCIDKYFEEILQKTPSSIEKVTVEPDGQWHIIKEEEAQPAGHSSRGNRATYDDDFDDDEDFQIVENPASRTTRPTNGVPLGNSSTTSLLSPAAGAGYAMTPPLSSRGPSVAPSTSSTQIGSKRAASSVIDLTLSDDDEPPRPAKRQSTNTSTQPGLTSLTSQPYPTPTSLPDPRYTSYASGQSNSTDAFRASVNATRPGSSHGWSGASSEQFGSTQYMSRDHTSRSGSPFRAGSSQSPSFPTNNWGNYSRPASTTMGSSSGQGFASFAIRPPSGLMNGSGSTGNSPNASTTQQNNPIRLPSMNPNPPNGYSNTSWRSGSHSSYSQSPNG from the exons ATGGCAGCTTCTGGAGGTCATGTGCTTCACCAGCAGAAGAGTTCGGTCGAAACACGCATCAAGACTCTGGTGAACAACGATCTGAAGGAGATATGTCGAGCATACAACTATCAAGTGTCGGGACAGAAATCAGCCTTACAAAAGCGCTGCACGGAAA TTCTTGATACGATAGTGAGGGATGGTGATGTAGCTGCCTTCAGAGATCTGAACTACCGGGTCAACAACCACGGAAAGGCTCCGCCACCTCAACTTCAACAACACTACACGCAAAACAGCACAACCACCAACGGGTACGGATCCTTCCAGAGCGCGTCATCCACGATGGCGCGAAATCCACCGGTGCCGCCGCTCAATGGCACACACCGAGCGAGCGCGACGCGCATGT GGTTCAAAACAAGTCCTTTCTATGAGGACCACGAAAATGTGTATCCTCTGCAGGACTTGCCAG AAATGCCACAGAATCGACACACTGTTCGAGGCACAATATCCCTGTCAGCCGATCAATCAGCTCGTATGAAGAGCGATCCGAGCTTGAAGCTCCTTCTTTACTGTGGCAAAGGAGCGAACCTTTACTCCGAGGTGCACGTTGAGTTCCCACGGGAGCTGGAAGTCAAGATCAACAGCGACGATGTCAAGGCGAACTTCAAAGGCTTGAAGAACAAGCCAGGCACAACGAAACCGGCAGACATCACTGATAAGATCCGAAAGAACCCGGGATACCAAAATCAGCTGTCGATCACCTATGCATTAACCAAGGAGCGCTTTCACATCGGCGTCTACCTGGTGAGGTATGTGTCCTCAGCGACGCTGACACAGCGGATCAAGGAAGGTCGACATGGCGGCGGCATCATCTCGAAAGAGCAGGCAATCCGAGAAATCACGAAAGcgaacgacgatgaagatatCGTGCTATCCTCAGAAGTGATGTCCCTCAAGGATCCAGTGTCAACGATGCGGATTTCAATGCCGGTCCGATCTACTGTCTGCAGCCATCGGCAGTGCTTCGACGGCAGCATGTTCCTACAGATGCAGGAGCAAGCTCCCCAATGGCTCTGCCCGACTTGCAACAAGAGCATTTCATACATGTCCTTGTGTATCGACAAGTACTTCGAGGAAATTCTGCAGAAGACACCTTCAAGTATTGAAAAAGTCACCGTGGAGCCAGACGGGCAGTGGCATATCatcaaggaagaggaggcacAACCCGCTGGCCACTCGAGTCGAGGCAATCGTGCAACATACGACGACGActttgacgatgacgaagatttTCAGATCGTGGAAAATCCCGCTTCAAGGACGACGAGGCCTACGAATGGCGTCCCTCTTGGAAACTCAAGTACCACCTCACTTCTGTCACCAGCGGCTGGCGCAGGTTACGCCATGACGCCGCCTCTCTCATCACGTGGACCCTCGGTTGCACCATCAACCTCATCAACGCAGATCGGCTCCAAACGCGCGGCCAGCTCTGTGATCGATTTGACCTTgtccgacgacgacgaacctCCACGACCCGCGAAGCGGCAGTCCACGAACACGAGTACGCAACCAGGCCTTACCTCCCTCACCTCCCAGCCCTATCCCACTCCGACGTCCCTTCCCGATCCCCGTTACACCTCGTACGCCTCTGGCCAAAGCAATTCCACTGACGCGTTTAGGGCGTCAGTCAATGCGACAAGACCAGGCAGCAGCCACGGCTGGAGCGGTGCGTCCTCGGAACAGTTCGGCAGCACTCAATACATGAGTCGCGATCATACTAGCCGATCAGGCTCTCCTTTCCGCGCGGGCAGCAGTCAGAGCCCTTCATTCCCGACCAACAACTGGGGAAACTATTCCAGACCAGCATCTACTACCATGGGCTCGAGCAGTGGGCAAGGATTTGCCTCGTTTGCGATACGACCGCCCTCTGGACTGATGAATGGCTCTGGGAGTACAGGAAACAGCCCCAACGCATCAACGACACAGCAGAACAACCCCATCCGTTTACCATCGATGAACCCCAACCCTCCCAATGGGTACAGCAACACATCTTGGCGAAGTGGATCGCATAGCAGTTATTCGCAAAGTCCCAATGGGTAG
- a CDS encoding uncharacterized protein (antiSMASH:Cluster_5), translated as MGKSSRSSAIKKNNQALKKKVFGPVETARIERQNAKLLALAQAPKELVMEDNKADREDPTSAEKEPEESTKDTTMDVDEESGKPKRSKREIARMQEARKARAVSKLRGSRSRPRNQKEFPAHKLKKKVHKR; from the exons ATGGGGAAAAGCTCGAGATCCAGCGCAATCAAAAAGAACAACCAGGCactgaagaagaaagtctTCGGGCCTGTAGAAACTGCTCGCATCGAACGACAGAATGCAAAATTACTGGCACTTGCCCAGGCGCCCAAAGAACTGGTGATGGAAGACAACA AAGCCGACCGAGAAGACCCCACTTCAGCAGAAAAAGAACCCGAGGAGAGCACGAAAGACACAACAATGGACGTCGACGAGGAGTCCGGAAAACCCAAGCGCAGCAAGCGCGAAATCGCACGCATGCAAGAAGCACGCAAAGCCCGCGCCGTCTCCAAACTCCGAGGTTCACGATCACGACCGCGAAATCAGAAAGAATTCCCTGCGCACAAATTGAAAAAGAAGGTACACAAGCGGTGA